The Anaeromusa acidaminophila DSM 3853 DNA window TTCGGGAAAAAAGAAAACCTGCCTTTAGCGGACGCTAAGGCAGGAACAAAGAAAAAGGAGGCGCCAAGATGACGGATTGGGGTAAAACGTCGGTGGGATTAAGCGCGAATACGGCGGCAGGCTTGTGCTATTTGCTGGGCTGGCTGTCGGGGATCGTATTTTTACTGCTGGAAAAGGAAAACAAATTTGTTCGCTTTCACGCCATGCAGTCGTTGGTGACCTTTGGCTCTTTGATGGTTATTTCGCTAATGGCGCATTTGCTGCCGTTTATT harbors:
- a CDS encoding DUF4870 domain-containing protein produces the protein MTDWGKTSVGLSANTAAGLCYLLGWLSGIVFLLLEKENKFVRFHAMQSLVTFGSLMVISLMAHLLPFIGMLISIVIGPATLFVWLLMMYKGFQGERYSLPFFGELAERQLR